A window of Vibrio ishigakensis contains these coding sequences:
- a CDS encoding Ig-like domain-containing protein, giving the protein MPNFTRHCIYALLGLSLIGCNSETTSNADQASVYIPYNLNELPKPNDGYGYDDDLTISGVDEPAYEEQHTYYQDFTQSYAALDGWGLCAEPILIPVQAADSEQRHPLDHNSLGGNVLLIDDSGNLVPTKLSATGSEIKIECQASLKHNTTYHIVVTDGVKTENGDALQADQSFTDLVSVNLAELPPEQQELREQVDRAIAQAPDAGNPVYAAEFTTQHSYALLDAMVELSLSEAEFESYPSDETKQREFKDYYDLYRVDLKAPFYLPFTKEREELECDLNKYDLKNTCKPLFQWITTEDGAFPTKDNPTPKITDLEYKELLETDIYVPDGWDRVTKLPTVIFVHGVTGEKGTVSTMLKDFTGNGYAVVAIDMPYHGTRIRYGKADQGNPEQEISARAEKSYFINIDSPLALRSNLQQSVADFISLRSALNALGWVDQDNVHLIGLSLGGITSVMISEFSQNHPELTFKTANFVVPGQGLTNLVLNSHTLRPETIEGVKNSSDVERSLAETLLPNICTEEATNEECIVALHEFESESQENADAITSLKDDAWALIEPELLQGVQLTIDSSDPASFTSRQSENSQPTLLLEAVGNCGDTCEVGEYMPDTVVPNSADNNIRTGTNPLIKALDLAPITEETTFGAPIRGVVRLTTGGHGTYMFPYEGPMDETGLPSLPTGEVMDFVRDATKTQQEMVAYMVDTDGVKVGITNLEHVQTQVAAENEK; this is encoded by the coding sequence TTGCCGAATTTTACTCGACACTGCATATACGCACTACTTGGCTTGTCTCTAATTGGCTGTAATTCAGAAACTACATCAAATGCTGACCAAGCATCTGTCTATATTCCTTACAATCTCAATGAACTGCCTAAGCCTAACGACGGCTATGGTTATGATGATGACCTCACAATTTCAGGTGTAGATGAGCCTGCTTATGAAGAGCAGCACACTTACTATCAAGATTTCACTCAATCTTACGCTGCACTAGATGGCTGGGGCTTATGCGCTGAACCAATTTTAATTCCTGTGCAAGCTGCAGATTCAGAACAGAGACACCCTCTAGATCACAACTCACTCGGTGGCAACGTGCTGCTGATCGATGACTCTGGCAACCTAGTTCCAACTAAGCTTTCTGCAACAGGCTCAGAAATCAAGATTGAGTGCCAAGCAAGCTTAAAACATAACACTACCTACCATATTGTTGTGACCGACGGCGTGAAAACCGAAAACGGTGACGCTCTGCAAGCAGACCAAAGTTTCACAGACCTTGTCTCGGTTAACCTTGCTGAACTGCCGCCAGAACAACAAGAGTTGAGAGAGCAAGTAGATCGCGCCATCGCACAAGCACCCGATGCCGGCAACCCTGTGTATGCTGCAGAGTTCACAACGCAACACTCTTACGCCTTACTAGATGCTATGGTCGAGCTTAGCTTGAGCGAAGCAGAGTTTGAAAGCTATCCCTCTGATGAAACGAAACAGCGCGAATTCAAAGATTATTACGACCTGTACCGAGTGGATCTAAAGGCACCATTCTATCTACCATTCACTAAAGAACGTGAAGAACTAGAGTGCGATCTAAATAAGTACGATCTGAAAAACACATGCAAACCGCTATTTCAGTGGATTACCACGGAAGATGGCGCATTTCCGACAAAGGACAACCCAACGCCTAAAATCACTGATCTTGAATATAAAGAACTCTTGGAAACAGATATTTACGTTCCTGATGGTTGGGATCGAGTAACTAAGCTACCAACCGTTATCTTTGTTCACGGTGTTACTGGTGAGAAGGGCACGGTTTCTACCATGCTTAAAGACTTTACAGGTAATGGCTATGCCGTTGTAGCTATCGATATGCCATATCACGGCACTCGTATTCGCTATGGCAAAGCTGACCAAGGTAACCCTGAGCAAGAGATCAGCGCGAGGGCCGAAAAGTCTTATTTCATCAATATTGACTCCCCACTGGCTCTGCGTTCTAACTTGCAGCAATCCGTTGCTGACTTTATCAGTCTGCGCAGTGCACTTAATGCTCTTGGTTGGGTTGACCAAGACAACGTACACCTAATTGGTCTATCACTGGGTGGTATTACTTCTGTAATGATCTCTGAGTTCAGCCAAAACCATCCTGAATTGACATTTAAAACGGCGAACTTTGTAGTTCCGGGTCAAGGTCTAACAAACTTGGTTCTGAACTCTCACACCCTAAGACCAGAAACGATTGAAGGTGTGAAAAACTCTTCAGATGTTGAGCGTAGCCTAGCTGAAACCCTGTTACCGAATATATGTACAGAAGAGGCAACTAACGAAGAGTGTATTGTTGCACTGCATGAGTTTGAATCTGAATCACAAGAGAATGCTGATGCTATCACCTCTCTTAAAGATGATGCGTGGGCATTGATAGAGCCTGAATTACTTCAAGGCGTTCAACTCACTATCGACTCATCAGACCCAGCAAGTTTCACATCTCGTCAATCTGAGAACAGTCAACCGACTCTGCTTCTTGAAGCAGTTGGTAACTGTGGTGATACCTGTGAAGTTGGTGAATATATGCCAGACACTGTGGTACCAAACTCGGCTGACAACAACATCCGTACTGGTACAAATCCGCTTATCAAAGCGCTCGATCTAGCTCCCATCACAGAAGAAACCACATTTGGTGCCCCAATCCGTGGCGTTGTAAGGCTAACTACGGGAGGGCATGGTACTTACATGTTCCCATATGAAGGTCCAATGGACGAGACAGGTTTACCAAGTCTTCCTACAGGTGAAGTTATGGACTTCGTTCGAGACGCAACGAAAACCCAACAAGAGATGGTCGCTTATATGGTTGACACCGACGGAGTTAAAGTCGGCATTACTAACCTAGAACATGTACAAACACAGGTGGCTGCTGAAAATGAAAAATAA
- a CDS encoding OmpP1/FadL family transporter yields MKNKYQVIAASTLLLPCLTQAAGFQLNSQSATGLGRAFAGDAVIADSAAIVSKNAAAMAYIEQPSLSLGAVYIDSSVDVTDIQYTPVRGDTQSLPDESIGAGTLVPNLHYVHPLQDSKFTLGFTVHSNFGTNVEYDDSFEANSFGGKTYLSSINTGVAIAYELTDKINLGAGLDVIYGTGEIYRDKGAGNDKGLLNVDADGFGLGGNLGVTYQINENHKFGLSYRYSPDIEVEGTINKMGQAPASKMNVPLPDMAEFSGWHKLAPQIALHYSLQWVKWSEFDALTSPSHDETIKDYNWKDAGHISIGATYDLSKNWVLRTGYMFDASPIDQLTSLSIPDSDRHWISFGSSYHFNDNSTVDLGVSWVIGEATQVDESLEAVGTENVAATVTPDALIVGIQYQHKF; encoded by the coding sequence ATGAAAAATAAATATCAAGTAATTGCAGCATCCACTTTGCTGCTACCCTGCCTAACTCAAGCCGCAGGGTTCCAACTTAACTCTCAATCGGCAACTGGCCTGGGCCGCGCTTTTGCCGGTGATGCAGTTATTGCTGACAGCGCAGCTATCGTCTCGAAAAACGCCGCAGCCATGGCTTATATTGAGCAACCTTCACTATCTCTAGGCGCTGTTTACATCGACAGTAGTGTAGACGTAACGGATATCCAATACACTCCCGTTCGAGGTGATACCCAGTCTCTTCCTGATGAGAGTATTGGAGCTGGTACCCTAGTCCCAAATCTTCACTATGTGCACCCATTGCAAGACTCCAAGTTCACCTTAGGTTTTACCGTGCATTCGAACTTCGGAACCAATGTCGAGTATGATGATTCGTTTGAAGCAAACAGTTTTGGGGGCAAAACCTACCTAAGTAGCATCAATACTGGTGTCGCTATTGCATATGAACTGACAGATAAGATTAACTTAGGTGCTGGTCTTGACGTCATCTACGGCACCGGTGAAATTTATCGTGACAAAGGCGCTGGTAACGACAAAGGTCTTCTAAATGTTGATGCGGATGGCTTTGGTTTAGGCGGTAACCTTGGCGTTACTTACCAGATAAATGAAAACCACAAATTTGGTCTCTCTTATCGTTATAGCCCAGATATCGAAGTTGAAGGGACAATTAATAAAATGGGGCAGGCACCAGCCTCCAAAATGAACGTACCTCTTCCAGACATGGCAGAGTTCTCCGGTTGGCATAAATTGGCGCCCCAAATAGCACTGCACTATAGCTTACAATGGGTAAAATGGTCTGAATTTGATGCTCTGACCTCTCCTAGTCATGATGAGACGATAAAAGACTACAACTGGAAGGATGCTGGACATATTTCAATCGGTGCGACATATGATCTTTCCAAGAACTGGGTTTTGCGCACTGGTTATATGTTTGACGCCTCTCCTATTGATCAGCTGACTTCACTCTCGATTCCTGATAGTGACCGCCATTGGATCTCCTTTGGTAGCAGCTATCACTTCAATGATAACAGTACGGTAGATCTTGGTGTAAGCTGGGTAATCGGTGAAGCAACACAAGTCGATGAGTCACTTGAGGCTGTAGGCACTGAAAATGTTGCCGCCACAGTCACGCCAGACGCATTGATAGTTGGTATTCAATATCAACACAAGTTCTAA
- a CDS encoding LacI family DNA-binding transcriptional regulator has protein sequence MKKKKAPTVYDVAKLAGVSPSTVSRFLNRTTYVSSEKSEKLKKAIRELGYETNQNAVSEGNRRSMTIGVLIQHPDSPFTSRFLNDMEKMLLSLGYSPVIATGHWQRNLENDALDYLVKSNVDGMIIVTGNIEEEKIIQVAQNIPVVAIGYQVKAPNVCSIQFDNTMGGYLATLHLLQQGHVNIAHIKGHSGQPDAINRFEGYKKALAETGIRYRANLVKQGDFSSELGYEKTVELIESNIHFSAIFAANDQTAYGAIKALTDNGYKVPEDVSVVGFDDLPTSQYFTPAITTLRQPIEEVGVICARSIINMLNGDPYETRIPPIDLMVRQSTRSIYEAVKEP, from the coding sequence ATGAAAAAGAAGAAGGCGCCTACTGTCTATGACGTGGCCAAACTTGCAGGCGTTTCTCCAAGTACCGTCTCTCGGTTCCTGAATCGAACTACCTATGTCTCCAGCGAGAAGAGCGAAAAGCTTAAGAAGGCTATACGTGAACTCGGCTATGAGACCAATCAAAATGCAGTCTCTGAGGGTAATCGCCGCTCTATGACCATAGGCGTTTTGATCCAACATCCTGATAGCCCTTTTACCAGTCGATTCCTCAATGACATGGAAAAGATGTTGTTGTCATTGGGCTACTCACCGGTTATCGCAACCGGCCACTGGCAGCGTAACCTTGAAAACGATGCTCTTGATTATTTAGTGAAGAGTAATGTCGATGGGATGATTATCGTCACCGGCAATATCGAAGAAGAGAAAATAATTCAGGTGGCGCAGAACATACCTGTCGTCGCCATTGGTTATCAGGTGAAAGCGCCGAATGTATGCAGCATTCAATTCGATAATACTATGGGCGGTTATCTCGCCACCTTACACTTGCTACAGCAGGGGCATGTAAATATTGCGCACATTAAGGGGCATTCGGGACAACCAGATGCGATCAATCGCTTTGAGGGTTACAAGAAAGCACTGGCTGAGACTGGGATCCGTTATAGAGCTAACCTAGTCAAACAAGGTGATTTTAGTAGTGAACTCGGCTACGAAAAAACTGTTGAGCTCATCGAATCCAATATCCATTTTTCTGCTATTTTTGCAGCGAACGATCAAACCGCTTACGGAGCAATCAAAGCGCTGACAGATAATGGCTATAAGGTTCCAGAAGATGTGTCTGTGGTCGGTTTCGATGACCTGCCGACGTCTCAGTACTTTACGCCAGCAATCACTACGCTGCGCCAACCTATTGAAGAAGTTGGAGTTATCTGTGCTCGCTCGATCATCAATATGCTCAATGGCGATCCTTATGAGACACGTATACCACCCATAGACCTTATGGTGAGGCAGAGTACTCGCTCTATCTATGAGGCAGTAAAAGAACCCTAA
- a CDS encoding glycoside hydrolase family 116 protein → MKNTIPYTSYAGNAQQLTTKGDAIEFIQPWYTPISTTPENTGMAVGGIGNTFSLTPTGSTPNFSFIPGIFVDISDEDIHLNDFYISIAEVPNLDSLGLKSEVEARNYLGYYPALFSGKTIDAHSNLLAEIKASLSNGRFYADNRESLIRWNIELSPRSLDAIVKDASSVQTQILVALDFFKGLLINTSAVARQLDAGGTSEIESVSARDIDYRALYPMAEYEYQGLGEVSLRRKVVSPLVKENAKLCSLPSHWNHFEVTNHGSEAKSITLVQPLLNLLGSTYRKGRDGIQDSFCTLTQNPINQVHSKVEYQVEDQAYLGISMGTNSPFQGDIAGEVSLGIAVDSKLIDSGRVSVTIKPQIYSTNTETEVINALMTGRTDVDFNRGIYSGREALSGLAVINIELEAGESCELRFLQTQDYSKIALGDWHSQKAYTQYFYDVQRTAQINKHLLARFDTIESALVEQQTEYLALANSQFEDENRAERFATMAMNTLSFLAESTVWDRENKFLVKECVDYPFFNSLDVYFYGSFSILYLLPEIDGCVMKDFAKAILAEDPTQRRYWEYEDKPFAELIDVKYQGTRAVRGAVIHDLGSPFDIQPDAYSWHNVKEWKDLAPKFILMVYRHYQKTGNREVVESCWEAILESLSYLESLIEPGDQLPLTRGTDDTFDNLSSHGISIYCASLWAAGLKAASSLAELMGNADMAIELEAKSSAVVAEVEESLWDEERGYYHFFVTPIQTKHLTGEGAEALNAMGIPATGNSIEDKNALNLYLNQRDDLSVDKLTERRVKKHALKQQAPQAFTSDFDAILDLDSDNSFGDAMLADSYLKLTSGSGLFKSERVQRSLEFTRQTNFLGNSPKVGVANMTLCDGMPHEAFQAQDVWIGVQFSVATALKLSDKPILAEELMDTTYQALYSLARIPFAAPEGFNASCAVDEELLNGLGVHAEESKAWVEVLKEQSILLSDGRVNPDADLNMFELEHQQLQHHQAKVMELVAQTSLKYTAGRYFRPGMIFAYLY, encoded by the coding sequence ATGAAAAACACTATCCCTTACACAAGCTATGCCGGAAATGCCCAGCAGCTAACCACTAAAGGTGATGCCATAGAGTTTATTCAGCCTTGGTATACCCCTATTTCTACGACACCGGAAAATACCGGTATGGCAGTGGGCGGTATAGGCAATACCTTTAGCCTGACCCCAACAGGAAGTACCCCAAACTTCAGTTTTATTCCGGGCATCTTCGTCGATATCTCAGATGAAGATATCCATCTAAACGACTTTTATATCTCTATTGCCGAGGTGCCCAATCTGGACAGTCTCGGCTTGAAATCCGAGGTTGAAGCGAGAAATTATTTGGGGTATTACCCAGCTCTATTCTCAGGTAAGACAATAGATGCACACTCAAACTTGCTGGCTGAGATTAAGGCATCCCTGTCTAACGGGCGTTTCTATGCCGATAACCGAGAGAGCCTTATCCGTTGGAATATAGAGCTATCTCCGAGAAGTCTTGATGCAATAGTGAAAGATGCTTCCTCGGTACAGACCCAGATTCTGGTGGCCCTAGATTTCTTCAAAGGGCTACTAATTAATACCTCTGCAGTAGCAAGACAGCTTGATGCTGGTGGTACTAGTGAGATTGAATCTGTTTCAGCTCGAGATATCGATTATCGCGCTCTTTACCCTATGGCCGAGTATGAATATCAAGGACTGGGCGAGGTATCGTTAAGACGTAAGGTGGTTTCACCCTTGGTGAAAGAGAACGCTAAGCTTTGCAGTCTGCCTAGCCATTGGAACCATTTTGAAGTGACTAACCATGGTTCTGAGGCCAAGAGCATCACCTTGGTTCAGCCACTGCTTAACTTGCTGGGCTCTACCTATCGTAAGGGGCGTGATGGCATTCAGGATTCGTTTTGCACCCTAACGCAAAACCCAATCAATCAGGTTCACAGCAAGGTCGAGTATCAGGTCGAAGACCAGGCTTATCTCGGTATCAGTATGGGCACCAACTCACCGTTTCAAGGGGACATTGCGGGTGAGGTGAGCTTAGGTATTGCCGTAGACTCTAAGCTCATTGATTCGGGCAGAGTGAGTGTAACGATAAAGCCACAGATTTATTCGACTAACACTGAAACCGAGGTCATCAACGCCTTGATGACAGGTCGTACCGATGTTGATTTTAATCGAGGCATCTACTCAGGTCGTGAGGCATTGTCCGGCTTAGCGGTGATCAACATAGAACTAGAAGCAGGTGAAAGTTGTGAGTTGCGATTCTTGCAAACTCAAGACTACAGCAAGATAGCCCTCGGTGATTGGCATAGCCAAAAAGCCTATACCCAGTATTTTTATGACGTGCAGAGAACAGCGCAGATCAACAAGCACCTACTTGCGCGCTTTGACACAATCGAGAGCGCTCTGGTAGAGCAGCAGACCGAATATCTGGCTCTAGCGAATTCTCAGTTCGAAGATGAAAATAGAGCTGAGCGTTTTGCGACTATGGCTATGAATACCCTCTCTTTCTTAGCTGAATCTACGGTGTGGGATAGGGAGAATAAGTTCTTGGTTAAAGAGTGTGTGGACTACCCATTCTTTAACTCTCTCGATGTCTATTTCTATGGCTCTTTCTCGATCCTTTATCTACTGCCTGAAATCGATGGCTGCGTGATGAAAGATTTTGCTAAGGCTATTTTGGCGGAAGATCCAACACAGAGACGCTACTGGGAATATGAAGACAAGCCGTTTGCTGAGCTTATTGATGTTAAGTATCAGGGCACGCGTGCCGTTCGCGGTGCGGTTATCCATGATCTTGGGAGTCCGTTTGATATCCAGCCAGATGCCTACAGTTGGCATAATGTTAAAGAGTGGAAGGATCTCGCGCCTAAATTTATTTTGATGGTGTATCGCCACTATCAAAAGACGGGCAATCGTGAGGTAGTCGAGTCTTGCTGGGAAGCCATCCTTGAGAGCCTAAGTTACCTAGAAAGCTTGATAGAGCCGGGGGACCAGCTTCCTCTAACTCGAGGCACGGACGATACCTTTGATAACCTTTCATCTCATGGTATTTCAATCTACTGTGCAAGCTTGTGGGCCGCGGGACTCAAAGCTGCATCTAGCCTAGCCGAACTCATGGGCAATGCTGATATGGCTATCGAGCTGGAGGCGAAGTCGTCGGCTGTAGTGGCAGAGGTAGAAGAGTCTTTATGGGATGAAGAGCGCGGCTATTATCACTTCTTTGTAACGCCGATTCAGACCAAGCACCTTACAGGGGAAGGTGCTGAGGCTTTAAATGCAATGGGTATTCCTGCAACTGGAAATTCTATTGAAGACAAAAATGCACTCAATCTATACCTAAACCAAAGGGATGATCTATCGGTTGATAAGCTTACTGAGCGACGTGTTAAAAAGCATGCTTTAAAACAGCAGGCACCGCAGGCATTTACCTCTGATTTCGACGCTATCTTGGATTTAGATTCAGACAATAGCTTCGGCGATGCAATGCTGGCAGACAGCTACCTCAAATTGACTTCAGGCTCTGGTCTATTCAAGTCTGAGCGCGTGCAGCGTTCCCTTGAGTTTACCCGTCAAACTAACTTCCTAGGTAATAGCCCTAAGGTTGGGGTAGCGAACATGACCTTGTGTGACGGCATGCCTCATGAGGCCTTCCAGGCGCAAGATGTATGGATTGGGGTTCAGTTTAGTGTAGCCACCGCCCTTAAACTAAGTGACAAACCCATTCTTGCGGAAGAGCTGATGGATACAACCTATCAAGCACTGTATAGCCTTGCGCGTATTCCATTTGCTGCGCCAGAGGGCTTTAACGCCTCATGTGCGGTAGATGAAGAATTGCTGAATGGCTTAGGCGTGCATGCAGAGGAGTCGAAAGCCTGGGTTGAGGTACTAAAAGAGCAGAGCATCCTGTTATCTGACGGTCGCGTAAACCCTGACGCAGACCTGAATATGTTTGAGTTAGAGCATCAGCAATTGCAACATCATCAAGCTAAGGTGATGGAGCTGGTGGCACAGACAAGCTTGAAATATACCGCAGGACGCTATTTTAGACCTGGAATGATCTTCGCCTATTTGTATTAA